A single Nodosilinea sp. PGN35 DNA region contains:
- the atpE gene encoding ATP synthase F0 subunit C — MDPIIAGASVIAAALAVGLAAIGPGIGQGNAAGQAVEGIARQPEAEGKIRGTLLLSLAFMEALTIYGLVVALVLLFANPFA; from the coding sequence ATGGATCCTATTATCGCAGGCGCTTCCGTAATTGCAGCTGCTCTAGCCGTTGGTCTGGCAGCTATTGGCCCTGGTATTGGTCAAGGTAATGCAGCTGGTCAAGCGGTAGAGGGTATTGCTCGCCAACCTGAGGCTGAAGGCAAAATCCGCGGCACCCTGCTGCTGAGCCTGGCTTTCATGGAAGCACTGACCATCTACGGTCTGGTGGTGGCTCTGGTGCTGCTGTTCGCCAACCCCTTCGCGTAG